Proteins encoded in a region of the Oscillatoria salina IIICB1 genome:
- the gpmI gene encoding 2,3-bisphosphoglycerate-independent phosphoglycerate mutase, whose translation MRQQAPVSPVVLVILDGWGYREATEANAIAAASTPVMDSLWATYPNTLIRTSGKDVGLPEGQMGNSEVGHLNIGAGRVVPQELVRISDAIEDGSLLRNPALVKICQEVRSRQGKLHLIGLCSEGGVHSHLNHLLGLLDLVKSQEIENVCIHAITDGRDTNPTEGVKVIQKIQDYTDKIGIGKIVTIGGRYYAMDRDRRWDRTKKAYDLMTRDGEGEGISPVQILKNSYAEDVTDEFVIPTRVAPGAVKPGDGIIFFNFRPDRARQLTSAFVQADFSGFEREQIEPLSFVTFTQYDSRLPVPVAFEPQNLNNILGEVIARNGLRQFRTAETEKYPHVTYFFNGGIEEPFAGEDRELINSPMVPTYDREPKMSAQPVTDIACTAIEKQVYSLVVINYANPDMVGHTGNIEATVEAIETVDRCLGQLLESISKVGGTAIIIADHGNAEYMRDEQGNPWTAHTTNPVPFILVEGEGRKIPGHGTDVALRSDGRLSDIAPTILEILQLPQPTEMTGRSMITPVEFEVKPNRTPVRISL comes from the coding sequence ATGAGACAACAAGCACCTGTATCTCCGGTGGTGCTAGTTATTTTAGATGGTTGGGGTTATCGCGAAGCAACGGAGGCAAATGCTATTGCTGCTGCGTCTACGCCAGTAATGGATAGTCTGTGGGCAACATACCCGAATACCTTAATTCGTACCTCTGGAAAGGATGTAGGATTACCAGAAGGTCAAATGGGTAACTCGGAAGTAGGACACCTGAACATTGGGGCTGGACGAGTAGTACCGCAAGAATTAGTACGCATCAGTGATGCAATCGAAGACGGTTCTCTGTTGCGTAACCCAGCACTGGTAAAAATTTGCCAAGAAGTGCGATCGCGCCAAGGAAAACTTCACCTCATCGGATTATGCTCTGAAGGAGGCGTACATTCTCATTTGAATCATTTGCTGGGACTTCTCGATTTAGTTAAGTCCCAAGAAATCGAGAATGTCTGTATCCACGCTATTACTGACGGTCGCGATACAAATCCGACGGAGGGAGTCAAAGTCATACAAAAAATTCAAGACTATACAGACAAAATCGGCATCGGCAAAATTGTCACGATCGGTGGTCGCTATTATGCAATGGATAGAGATCGTCGCTGGGATCGAACGAAAAAAGCATACGATCTCATGACGAGAGATGGTGAGGGGGAAGGAATTTCTCCCGTCCAAATTCTCAAAAATAGCTATGCTGAAGATGTCACTGACGAGTTTGTCATTCCCACTAGAGTTGCTCCGGGCGCAGTGAAACCAGGGGATGGGATAATTTTCTTTAATTTCCGTCCCGATCGCGCGAGACAATTAACCAGTGCTTTTGTCCAAGCTGACTTTTCAGGGTTTGAACGGGAACAAATTGAACCCCTCAGCTTTGTTACCTTCACTCAGTACGACTCCCGTTTACCTGTTCCAGTTGCTTTTGAACCCCAAAATTTGAATAATATTTTGGGTGAAGTGATTGCTAGAAATGGTTTGCGGCAGTTTCGGACTGCGGAAACAGAAAAATATCCTCATGTTACCTATTTCTTTAATGGCGGTATTGAGGAACCGTTTGCAGGTGAAGATCGCGAACTGATTAACTCTCCAATGGTTCCTACCTACGATCGCGAACCGAAAATGTCGGCTCAACCTGTTACTGATATAGCTTGCACGGCGATCGAGAAACAAGTATATTCTCTGGTGGTGATTAATTACGCTAACCCTGATATGGTCGGGCATACTGGTAACATCGAAGCTACAGTTGAAGCAATTGAAACTGTAGACCGATGTTTGGGACAACTGCTGGAAAGTATCAGCAAAGTTGGCGGAACTGCCATCATTATCGCCGATCACGGTAATGCTGAGTATATGCGCGATGAACAAGGAAATCCCTGGACAGCACATACTACTAATCCTGTACCGTTTATCTTGGTAGAAGGAGAAGGTCGGAAAATTCCCGGACACGGAACTGATGTTGCTTTGCGATCTGATGGGCGTTTATCAGATATTGCCCCAACTATTCTCGAAATCTTACAATTACCTCAACCAACGGAAATGACTGGTCGTTCTATGATTACTCCTGTAGAGTTTGAGGTGAAACCAAATCGTACGCCAGTGCGCATTTCTTTGTGA
- the secG gene encoding preprotein translocase subunit SecG, whose product MTVYQLLQIIWVVSAFLLVILVLLHSPKGDGIGGIGGQAQLFTSAKSAETTLNRVTWILSIVFIGLTIVLSAGWVG is encoded by the coding sequence ATGACAGTCTACCAACTTTTACAAATTATCTGGGTAGTCTCAGCTTTTTTGCTGGTTATTTTAGTTTTGTTGCATTCTCCCAAAGGAGATGGAATTGGTGGTATTGGTGGACAAGCACAATTGTTTACTAGCGCTAAGAGTGCAGAAACTACTCTCAATCGCGTTACTTGGATACTGAGTATCGTTTTTATCGGTTTAACGATTGTTTTGAGTGCAGGTTGGGTTGGCTGA
- a CDS encoding matrixin family metalloprotease: MRKCKWWRRWSIFGIAIATSLLFILAGTGKIAAETSRSSLPELKVHPLPPSLAQWSRKNRSGDYFSQVKSTPLGYLIWSNFPIKYYLDRPLNPDENVASDIRFLNWVNAVTKAIEEWDKYLPLQEVENVAQADLIIKRKRPSLREIIDLETGETKPPRARTALTSYEFYLRVKEDNSLILAHRMTIELSTGMSERQTLATARHEIGHALGIWGHSQQETDALYYSQVANPPAISPRDVNTLKKIYEQPTRLGWLVGR, from the coding sequence ATGAGAAAGTGTAAATGGTGGCGACGTTGGAGTATTTTCGGAATCGCGATCGCCACAAGTTTACTCTTTATTTTGGCAGGTACGGGGAAAATTGCCGCAGAAACTTCCCGGTCTTCTTTACCAGAGTTAAAAGTTCATCCTTTACCACCTTCTCTAGCACAATGGTCGAGGAAAAACCGTAGTGGTGACTATTTTTCCCAAGTAAAATCTACGCCTCTAGGTTATTTAATTTGGTCTAATTTTCCAATTAAATATTATCTCGATCGCCCACTCAATCCCGATGAAAATGTAGCTAGTGACATTCGCTTTTTAAATTGGGTAAATGCAGTTACCAAAGCAATAGAAGAGTGGGACAAATATTTACCTTTACAAGAAGTTGAAAACGTCGCACAAGCCGATTTAATTATTAAAAGGAAGCGTCCTAGTTTACGGGAAATAATTGACTTGGAAACAGGCGAAACCAAGCCCCCACGCGCTCGAACCGCCCTCACTAGCTATGAATTTTATCTGCGAGTAAAAGAAGATAATTCACTTATTTTAGCTCATCGAATGACGATCGAATTAAGTACAGGAATGAGCGAAAGACAAACTTTAGCTACAGCGCGTCATGAAATAGGTCACGCTTTAGGAATTTGGGGACATTCCCAACAAGAAACCGATGCTCTTTATTACTCTCAAGTAGCAAATCCACCTGCAATTTCTCCGCGAGATGTTAATACTTTGAAGAAGATTTATGAACAGCCAACTAGATTAGGTTGGTTGGTGGGTAGATAA